A window of Paenibacillus sp. 19GGS1-52 contains these coding sequences:
- a CDS encoding Dabb family protein: MYEHIVAFQFNANYQPQEERRLVETLLALKDQVPGIVELTAGVNTTEETDNIHGYTLGLRVTFEDQEALRLYGPHPAHQAFVKLLEGIIENVIVIDYPIQK, from the coding sequence ATGTACGAACATATTGTTGCTTTTCAGTTTAATGCGAATTATCAACCACAGGAGGAACGTCGGCTGGTAGAGACTCTCTTGGCTCTTAAGGACCAAGTGCCAGGCATTGTCGAGTTGACCGCCGGTGTGAACACAACGGAAGAAACGGATAATATACATGGCTATACGCTGGGGCTCCGGGTGACCTTTGAAGATCAAGAAGCCCTGCGTTTATATGGACCACACCCGGCGCACCAGGCTTTTGTAAAGCTGCTCGAGGGAATTATTGAGAATGTGATTGTTATTGACTATCCTATTCAGAAGTAA
- the lepB gene encoding signal peptidase I codes for MLKYAKQWVPSIVIALVISLFVRTYVAEAMKVPTGSMIPTIQINDRLIVEKMLWMTTLEHGDIVVFNPPVAGDENKRYVKRLIGLPGDTIEIKDGNLYRNDEVIDEPYLQEKMNYTFGPITVPADHYFFLGDNRNISYDAHLWDTPFVDKDKLIGKVVLEFSNPF; via the coding sequence ATGTTAAAATATGCAAAGCAGTGGGTCCCCAGTATTGTGATTGCGTTAGTCATCTCCCTGTTTGTTAGAACCTATGTCGCCGAAGCCATGAAAGTACCTACAGGCTCCATGATTCCAACAATCCAGATTAACGACCGGCTAATTGTAGAAAAGATGCTGTGGATGACTACACTTGAACATGGAGATATAGTCGTATTTAATCCGCCGGTAGCCGGTGATGAGAATAAGAGATATGTGAAGAGACTGATTGGACTCCCCGGCGATACCATAGAGATTAAAGACGGAAACCTATACAGAAATGACGAAGTCATCGACGAGCCGTATCTTCAGGAAAAAATGAACTATACCTTCGGGCCTATCACTGTTCCGGCAGATCACTACTTTTTTCTCGGTGATAACCGGAATATAAGCTACGATGCTCATCTATGGGATACACCTTTTGTAGATAAGGATAAGCTGATTGGAAAAGTGGTCCTGGAATTCAGCAATCCCTTTTAG
- a CDS encoding DUF4265 domain-containing protein, whose protein sequence is MPEPIGLHICFNELGREIEVLDVTFLEKDTYRVEETPIFNPGVTLGDIIRVKEDQGIYYYVETVEKSNLDRYAWLLSKETVNSTEIAVFKQRIAEIEGKWEQIFGGFLVIHIPKDTTMDVDGEMNRIIERFEN, encoded by the coding sequence ATGCCTGAACCTATAGGATTGCATATATGCTTCAACGAACTCGGTCGTGAGATTGAGGTTCTAGATGTTACATTCTTGGAAAAGGACACCTATAGAGTGGAGGAAACTCCCATATTTAATCCAGGTGTGACCTTAGGTGATATTATCCGAGTTAAAGAAGATCAGGGTATCTATTACTATGTTGAGACGGTAGAGAAATCAAATCTAGATAGATACGCCTGGCTGCTTAGCAAAGAGACGGTCAACTCAACAGAGATAGCGGTTTTTAAGCAACGTATAGCGGAAATAGAAGGCAAGTGGGAGCAGATTTTTGGCGGGTTTCTCGTCATACATATTCCGAAGGATACAACAATGGATGTGGATGGGGAAATGAACCGGATTATTGAGCGCTTTGAGAACTGA
- a CDS encoding SDR family oxidoreductase — MDSHQAIEQDSIALITGTSSGFGLLTAVTLAGKGFIVVATMRDLSRKAELERQAAEAGVLDRIHVMTLDVTVGASIEAAVAAIHDTFGRIDVLVNNAGFAVGGFVEEVSMEDWRQQLDTNFFGLVAVTKAVLPAMRKQGSGIIINVGSVSGLSGFPGFAPYAASKFAVEGFSESLRHELSPFGIKVVLIEPGSYRTPIWGKGIDHISTSEESPYAEHLAAVLKYSRHAAETAPDPQQVADLIGRITSMRAPRLRYPIGKGSRLLILGKTLLPWKWLERLIAKGLT, encoded by the coding sequence ATGGATTCTCACCAAGCTATTGAACAGGACTCGATTGCCCTGATTACAGGAACATCCAGCGGGTTTGGTCTGCTGACTGCGGTCACGCTGGCAGGAAAAGGTTTTATTGTTGTCGCTACTATGCGTGATTTAAGCCGCAAAGCTGAACTGGAGCGGCAAGCCGCAGAGGCCGGAGTTCTCGATCGAATTCATGTGATGACTCTAGACGTGACCGTAGGTGCTTCGATTGAGGCAGCGGTAGCTGCGATCCACGACACTTTTGGAAGAATCGACGTTTTGGTTAATAATGCGGGCTTTGCCGTTGGTGGTTTTGTGGAAGAGGTATCCATGGAGGATTGGCGCCAGCAGTTGGATACTAACTTTTTTGGGTTGGTGGCAGTGACTAAGGCGGTTCTGCCTGCGATGCGAAAGCAGGGAAGTGGCATTATTATTAATGTGGGCAGTGTGAGTGGCTTATCCGGATTCCCCGGTTTTGCACCTTATGCGGCTTCCAAATTTGCAGTTGAAGGCTTTAGCGAAAGCCTGCGTCACGAGCTGTCGCCTTTTGGGATAAAGGTAGTATTAATTGAGCCTGGTTCATACCGCACACCCATTTGGGGCAAGGGAATCGACCATATTAGTACTAGCGAGGAATCTCCTTATGCAGAGCATTTGGCTGCAGTGCTGAAATATTCTCGCCATGCTGCCGAAACTGCGCCAGATCCCCAGCAGGTAGCTGATCTGATTGGTCGAATTACTAGTATGAGAGCGCCACGGCTGCGTTATCCCATTGGTAAGGGCTCTCGCCTCTTGATTCTAGGCAAAACATTATTGCCCTGGAAATGGTTGGAGCGTTTGATCGCCAAAGGACTAACCTAA
- a CDS encoding GNAT family N-acetyltransferase, producing MEAVSAKVILYDQSNIGTLEWPDTEYGQYACKYILPLLEHRAEHFIRNVRTRIEVVTVDGIPIPITINEQEYENTYVCSPYTHYVSYAREELSLLNNRLLEKGLTALLSGIGFLLRGAHFNRVVQVNNWLLSTNLYPDVSAEQLIAILDFLRQRFPGYALLFRSLNRETSGAAVTALSSYGCKLVPSRQIYLLQQPSPSKAKWLLKRDRALLDKQGYQIVGPGEIGAEDISRIVDLYELLYIHKYSKHNPMFTEAFIKLALDTGTLTLYGLRKDGRLDAAMGFFCRAGLMTAPLFGYDTTLPQSTGLYRMLSAVLIGLAEQNGHILHESSGVGQFKRNRGAVAAIEVSAVYDRYLPLRTRFSWSVLEKVLNRIGIPIIQKLKL from the coding sequence ATGGAAGCTGTGAGCGCAAAAGTCATTCTATATGATCAGAGTAATATTGGAACACTGGAATGGCCGGATACGGAGTACGGTCAATATGCTTGTAAATATATTCTGCCGCTACTGGAGCATCGAGCAGAACATTTCATCCGCAATGTGCGTACAAGAATAGAAGTAGTGACGGTGGATGGGATTCCCATCCCCATTACCATAAATGAGCAGGAATATGAGAATACGTATGTGTGCTCCCCGTATACCCATTATGTTAGCTATGCCCGGGAAGAATTGAGCTTGCTTAACAACCGATTGTTGGAGAAAGGGCTGACTGCCCTGCTAAGCGGTATTGGTTTTCTATTGCGCGGCGCCCACTTTAACCGTGTCGTACAGGTCAACAATTGGTTGTTGTCCACCAACCTCTATCCTGACGTGAGTGCAGAACAACTGATAGCCATCCTGGATTTCCTGCGCCAGCGATTTCCAGGCTACGCCCTTCTCTTTCGCTCGCTTAATAGGGAGACGAGCGGTGCGGCCGTGACAGCCTTAAGTTCGTATGGCTGCAAGCTTGTGCCGAGCCGTCAAATATACTTATTACAGCAACCGTCTCCTTCCAAAGCCAAGTGGCTACTCAAACGTGACCGGGCCTTACTGGACAAGCAGGGGTACCAGATTGTTGGACCAGGAGAAATCGGTGCAGAAGATATTTCTCGTATTGTGGATTTGTATGAGCTGTTATACATACATAAGTATTCTAAACATAACCCTATGTTTACGGAGGCGTTTATCAAGCTCGCGCTGGATACTGGGACCTTAACCTTGTATGGGTTGCGCAAAGACGGCAGGCTGGATGCTGCCATGGGCTTCTTTTGCCGTGCAGGCTTGATGACAGCACCACTGTTTGGCTACGATACAACACTACCGCAGTCGACGGGACTATACCGAATGTTATCGGCAGTATTAATAGGTCTTGCTGAGCAGAACGGACATATCCTGCACGAGAGCTCTGGTGTTGGACAATTCAAACGGAACAGAGGGGCAGTGGCAGCCATTGAGGTTTCTGCTGTCTATGACAGATATTTGCCCTTGCGCACACGCTTTTCTTGGTCCGTACTGGAGAAAGTGCTGAATCGGATTGGAATTCCTATCATTCAAAAGCTGAAATTGTAA
- a CDS encoding F390 synthetase-related protein has protein sequence MGGPMTLYYYLLARGARSWKNRAALQQWQERRIMRHIDRIRKHSTFYRELWSGISTAEWRQFPIIDKAMMMDHFDTLNTVGITKSQAFAAAYEAENSRIFKPTIHGITVGLSSGTSGNRGLFLVSEAEQSAWTGTVLGKLLPGGLWKRAKIAFFLRANSNLYESVRRGRLQFQYFDLMEPIPQLVQRLQEYDPQIWIAPASMLRMLADEHQAGRLTVQPHRIISVAEVLDPLDQMVIEQVFGQRVHQAYQCTEGFLGATCKLGTLHLNEDIVHIEKEYLDTKTRRFVPIVTDFSRMAQPIIRYRLNDILTEAATPCSCGSHFTAIERIEGRCDDILYLPHAESGEQITLFPDFVTRAVLAASPSIAHYRVIQHSPLEMEISLAKLAGCREDTEALVSTELTRLCSRLGCIVPQFVFTPYEFVPGRQKLRRVERRWKL, from the coding sequence ATGGGTGGCCCAATGACACTCTATTATTATTTGCTTGCCCGAGGAGCGCGAAGCTGGAAGAATCGAGCTGCGCTTCAGCAATGGCAGGAGCGGCGCATCATGCGCCACATAGATAGAATTCGCAAGCACTCAACGTTCTACCGTGAGCTATGGTCAGGTATTTCCACTGCGGAGTGGCGTCAGTTCCCCATTATTGACAAAGCGATGATGATGGATCATTTTGATACTCTGAATACGGTTGGAATCACGAAAAGCCAAGCTTTTGCAGCCGCCTATGAAGCCGAAAACAGTCGTATATTCAAGCCCACTATTCATGGAATTACGGTTGGCCTATCTTCAGGGACATCGGGCAACCGTGGCCTCTTTCTGGTCAGTGAAGCGGAGCAGTCCGCTTGGACGGGAACGGTGCTGGGCAAGCTGCTGCCTGGTGGACTGTGGAAACGGGCTAAGATCGCTTTTTTTCTGCGTGCGAACAGTAATTTATATGAATCAGTGAGACGCGGCCGTCTGCAGTTTCAATATTTTGATCTAATGGAGCCGATTCCGCAGCTTGTACAACGTCTGCAAGAATACGATCCGCAGATCTGGATTGCCCCTGCCTCTATGCTTCGGATGTTGGCGGATGAGCACCAGGCAGGAAGACTGACCGTGCAGCCGCACCGAATCATCTCCGTAGCTGAAGTTCTCGACCCACTGGATCAGATGGTTATTGAACAGGTTTTTGGACAACGGGTGCATCAGGCCTATCAATGTACGGAGGGCTTTCTGGGAGCTACCTGTAAGCTGGGTACCCTGCATTTGAACGAGGATATTGTACATATCGAAAAAGAATATTTGGACACAAAGACACGCCGTTTTGTACCTATTGTGACCGACTTTTCCAGAATGGCACAGCCGATTATCCGCTATCGCCTGAATGATATCTTGACGGAAGCAGCGACACCTTGCAGTTGCGGCTCTCATTTTACAGCTATTGAGCGGATTGAAGGCCGCTGTGATGATATTCTTTATTTGCCCCATGCCGAAAGTGGCGAGCAGATTACGCTGTTTCCCGATTTCGTGACCCGGGCGGTGCTCGCGGCTTCGCCGAGTATTGCGCATTATCGGGTGATTCAGCATAGCCCGCTGGAAATGGAAATATCGCTGGCTAAGCTTGCGGGTTGCCGTGAAGACACTGAAGCCTTAGTCAGCACTGAGCTGACCCGGCTCTGTTCCCGTTTAGGCTGCATTGTTCCACAGTTCGTGTTCACACCTTATGAATTTGTTCCCGGTCGGCAGAAGCTGCGGCGGGTGGAGAGGAGATGGAAGCTGTGA
- a CDS encoding MBL fold metallo-hydrolase — protein sequence MITTMPISLSILAAGYCLHPERLTMRGGSFRPVAFPAGYALIKHPLFGPILFDTGYSARFFQETAKFPDALYRHITPVVYQEEDSAANRLREAGIAAEEVRYVVLSHFHADHIGGVRDFPNAQFIYLQKSYDAVSSLGKIKALRAGFLPGLLPDDFLKRSLPVGAASMKRGFEPGFLLTEAYDLLGDGSMLAVELSGHAAGMIGVFVSTAEHDYLLCADTVWSSRAFRENRKPHPAAGLIMDNRADYARNFELLRQLHEQFPQIRIVPSHCRDALATWGTGGGQ from the coding sequence ATGATTACAACAATGCCTATTTCGTTGTCCATACTAGCTGCTGGGTATTGCTTGCATCCCGAACGGCTTACCATGCGGGGAGGCTCGTTTCGTCCGGTTGCTTTTCCGGCAGGTTATGCCTTGATCAAGCATCCCTTATTCGGTCCGATTCTGTTCGATACGGGCTATAGCGCGCGCTTTTTCCAAGAAACCGCCAAGTTTCCTGATGCCTTGTATCGGCATATTACGCCTGTAGTTTATCAAGAGGAAGACAGTGCGGCTAACCGCCTGCGGGAAGCAGGGATTGCGGCGGAGGAAGTCCGATATGTCGTATTATCGCATTTTCATGCCGATCATATCGGAGGAGTGCGCGATTTTCCCAATGCACAGTTCATATACTTGCAGAAATCTTACGATGCGGTCAGCAGTCTGGGGAAGATCAAAGCATTGCGTGCAGGATTTCTGCCGGGACTGCTGCCGGATGATTTCTTGAAGCGTTCCTTGCCGGTTGGTGCGGCGTCTATGAAGCGAGGTTTTGAGCCGGGGTTTCTCTTGACAGAAGCCTATGATTTATTGGGGGATGGCAGTATGCTCGCCGTGGAATTATCGGGTCATGCTGCTGGCATGATCGGAGTGTTCGTCTCTACAGCGGAGCATGATTATTTGCTCTGTGCGGATACGGTCTGGTCGAGCAGGGCGTTCCGTGAGAACCGCAAGCCGCATCCAGCAGCGGGGTTGATTATGGACAACCGCGCGGACTATGCTCGTAATTTTGAACTTTTGCGCCAGCTCCATGAGCAATTTCCGCAGATCAGAATCGTTCCGAGTCATTGCCGTGATGCATTGGCAACATGGGGAACCGGAGGGGGGCAGTAA
- a CDS encoding NAD-dependent epimerase/dehydratase family protein: MTKALVTGATGFLGRHTLRRLTELGWEVSGLGRNREIGSQFAKEGAAFICEDLRNLDAVVRACAGQDYVFHCGALSSPWGKYNDFYSCNVTATHNIIEGCQHHGVRRLIHISTPSIYFNFKNRYGIQENDLVPVKPANAYVATKRLAELAVEQAGTEGLEAIILRPRAIFGPMDNALFPRILQANIGKGVPLLDGGETLIDLTYVDNVVDAMLLSCSASASAVGRTYNISNGESVIFRELVSKLFALLNIPLHTRVLPYRLAYRAANVLEVLHRLLPLLGEPALTRYSVGTLALAHTLDISLAREMLGYEPRVTIAEGLQLFADWWREQS; this comes from the coding sequence ATGACAAAAGCATTGGTAACTGGAGCTACGGGTTTTCTCGGACGGCATACGCTGCGGAGGTTGACAGAGCTGGGCTGGGAGGTCAGTGGGCTGGGACGCAACCGGGAAATCGGTAGCCAATTCGCTAAGGAAGGTGCAGCTTTCATCTGTGAAGATCTGCGGAACCTTGATGCAGTAGTACGTGCCTGTGCAGGTCAGGATTATGTCTTTCATTGTGGAGCGCTATCCTCTCCATGGGGGAAATATAATGATTTCTACAGTTGCAACGTCACCGCTACCCATAATATTATTGAAGGTTGCCAACATCATGGTGTCAGGCGACTCATTCATATCTCGACACCCAGTATTTATTTTAACTTTAAGAACCGTTATGGGATTCAGGAAAATGATCTTGTGCCTGTAAAACCTGCCAATGCGTATGTGGCAACCAAGCGCTTGGCAGAGCTGGCCGTAGAGCAGGCTGGCACAGAAGGACTAGAGGCAATTATTTTGCGTCCAAGAGCTATATTTGGCCCCATGGATAATGCACTATTCCCACGGATTCTGCAGGCTAACATAGGTAAGGGGGTTCCGCTATTGGATGGCGGAGAGACTCTGATTGATCTGACCTATGTAGATAATGTGGTTGATGCAATGCTGCTCAGCTGCAGCGCCTCAGCCTCTGCTGTAGGTAGAACTTATAACATCTCCAACGGAGAATCGGTCATATTTAGAGAACTAGTGTCCAAGTTATTTGCGTTGCTAAACATTCCGCTGCACACCCGTGTATTGCCTTACCGATTAGCTTATAGGGCTGCCAATGTTTTGGAAGTCTTGCATCGCTTGTTGCCTCTGTTGGGCGAACCAGCATTGACCCGCTATTCGGTAGGTACACTTGCGCTTGCCCATACGCTGGATATTTCATTGGCACGGGAGATGCTTGGATATGAACCTCGTGTAACTATTGCGGAGGGTCTTCAGCTTTTCGCAGATTGGTGGAGAGAACAGTCATGA
- a CDS encoding ATP-grasp domain-containing protein: MTTDHLGIPKKQNILLTGGRAPVALDLARLLHHADHQVFVAESTPYHLCRVSDAVEESFEVPSPRHHPQAYIEALEQLIISLQIDLLVPTCEEIFYIALGLERLSSRCRVLSVGLDLLHSLHHKGDFIRQAQQFGFNVPDTLLIVNSREWQRVMEDEFRAGRMVLKPAYSRFASKVIMPSELLKAKRKQRRMNQRDPWSEGSVAAPWIAQQYISGTALCTYSIVHEGTVVAHATYKSHYRTGKVGASVHFEHLKHIPIYEWVSQFVKAISFTGQIGFDFIEAEDGIVYPIECNPRATSGIHLFAQEDRLEQALLFPEILVRTGEVITPNSGRKAMLTLPMLACGFKLGWNFKDWHAWWRALREAGDVVYQQDDPHPFYEQFRIVFKACKMARQMGMSVMESLTEDIEWNGER, encoded by the coding sequence TGCTCCATCATGCAGATCACCAGGTATTCGTGGCTGAGAGCACTCCCTATCATTTATGTCGTGTGTCCGATGCAGTAGAGGAGAGCTTCGAGGTACCCTCACCTCGTCATCATCCGCAGGCCTATATTGAGGCACTGGAGCAGTTGATTATCTCCCTGCAGATTGATCTGCTCGTACCGACCTGTGAGGAAATTTTTTATATTGCACTTGGTTTAGAGCGTCTGAGCAGTCGTTGCAGGGTACTTTCTGTAGGGCTGGATCTTCTGCATAGCCTGCATCATAAAGGTGATTTTATCAGGCAGGCCCAACAATTCGGATTCAACGTGCCGGATACACTGCTCATTGTGAACAGTAGGGAATGGCAGCGTGTCATGGAAGATGAATTTAGGGCCGGAAGAATGGTGCTGAAGCCAGCCTACTCCCGTTTTGCTTCCAAGGTAATTATGCCAAGCGAGCTATTAAAGGCGAAACGGAAGCAACGCCGAATGAATCAACGTGATCCATGGTCTGAAGGGTCCGTTGCTGCGCCATGGATAGCTCAACAGTATATTAGCGGCACAGCTCTATGTACTTATTCAATCGTGCACGAAGGAACAGTAGTAGCACATGCCACCTACAAAAGTCATTATCGAACTGGAAAAGTGGGGGCAAGTGTTCATTTTGAGCATCTGAAGCATATACCCATCTATGAATGGGTAAGCCAATTTGTTAAGGCTATTAGCTTTACAGGGCAAATTGGCTTTGATTTCATTGAAGCTGAGGATGGAATCGTATACCCTATCGAGTGTAATCCACGAGCAACAAGCGGTATCCATTTATTTGCACAAGAAGATAGGCTTGAACAAGCACTGTTGTTTCCGGAGATATTAGTCCGCACTGGAGAGGTGATTACCCCGAACTCGGGCAGGAAAGCAATGCTTACATTGCCCATGCTGGCCTGTGGCTTCAAGTTGGGTTGGAACTTCAAGGACTGGCATGCTTGGTGGAGAGCACTGCGCGAGGCAGGTGATGTGGTGTACCAACAAGATGATCCGCATCCATTTTATGAGCAGTTCAGAATAGTATTCAAAGCTTGCAAGATGGCGAGGCAGATGGGAATGTCTGTAATGGAATCCTTGACTGAAGATATCGAATGGAATGGTGAACGATGA